A DNA window from Chloroflexota bacterium contains the following coding sequences:
- a CDS encoding glycosyltransferase family 1 protein: MQHRNDGMIERLNIAMISIHSCPLGVLGGRDTGGMNVYIREMARELAKRGHTIDIYTMAHQPQHGPPINLGQNVRIIHLETGVNEDMPKLAIYDHIQRLAYGAEDFRKYNQMEYDLIHSHYWLSGLIGKQLQALWHVPHAVMFHTLGAVKNSIGIGEHEPELRIESEREVIGSCHRIIASTAKEKEELIKHYGASPEKIAIIPCGVNLDLFKPVDKETARKELGLDHQKVILFVGRIDPLKGLEQLLAALTYIEGEKPPLLMIVGGDEHSQGQVQLLQQAAKDLHIQDRVSFVGSVAQDKLPLFYSAADICAIPSYYESFGMVAMESLACGTPIVANNIGGMRHIIRHGEMGRIVKDNSPHNLANEISALLCRQEDKDQHVTTRRNKMTEFSWATIADRILQEYDRLLGD, from the coding sequence ATGCAGCATAGGAACGATGGCATGATAGAACGACTCAACATAGCCATGATTAGCATTCATAGCTGTCCTCTGGGCGTGCTGGGAGGCAGGGATACCGGCGGGATGAACGTTTACATTCGAGAGATGGCGCGAGAGCTGGCTAAAAGAGGACATACCATAGACATATATACCATGGCTCATCAACCACAGCATGGTCCGCCAATAAACCTGGGGCAAAACGTCAGGATTATCCATCTTGAAACCGGCGTTAACGAAGACATGCCTAAATTAGCCATCTATGATCATATTCAAAGGCTTGCCTACGGCGCGGAAGATTTCAGAAAGTATAACCAGATGGAATATGACCTGATACACAGCCACTACTGGCTATCAGGTCTGATAGGCAAACAATTACAAGCCCTGTGGCATGTCCCTCATGCCGTGATGTTCCACACACTTGGTGCCGTCAAGAACAGCATCGGCATCGGCGAACATGAGCCCGAACTGCGGATAGAAAGCGAGCGAGAGGTGATAGGTAGCTGCCACCGCATTATCGCCTCCACGGCAAAAGAAAAGGAAGAGCTTATAAAGCATTATGGCGCTTCTCCCGAAAAGATTGCCATCATCCCCTGCGGCGTCAATTTGGACCTGTTCAAGCCTGTAGATAAGGAGACAGCCCGGAAGGAACTGGGCTTAGACCATCAAAAGGTCATACTCTTTGTCGGCAGAATAGACCCTCTGAAAGGACTGGAACAGCTATTAGCAGCATTGACTTACATAGAAGGCGAGAAGCCTCCGTTGCTGATGATAGTTGGTGGCGATGAGCACAGTCAGGGGCAGGTGCAGTTGCTGCAGCAGGCTGCAAAAGACCTGCACATCCAAGACCGGGTTAGCTTTGTCGGCTCTGTAGCTCAAGACAAGCTGCCGCTTTTCTACAGCGCTGCCGACATCTGCGCCATACCTTCCTACTATGAAAGCTTCGGCATGGTCGCCATGGAATCGCTTGCCTGTGGCACGCCCATAGTAGCCAACAATATAGGTGGTATGAGACATATCATCCGCCACGGCGAAATGGGGCGCATAGTCAAAGATAACTCCCCCCACAATCTGGCCAACGAAATATCAGCGCTGCTTTGCCGGCAAGAAGACAAAGACCAGCATGTCACAACAAGGCGAAACAAGATGACCGAATTCAGCTGGGCAACCATCGCCGACAGGATACTACAGGAATACGACAGGCTGCTAGGCGATTAA
- a CDS encoding GNAT family N-acetyltransferase: protein MTTPTFSRDRHVANAPRDDARVLDSHIGIIVFTQAIISRFRLMSFQFNLESFDSIYSDWKKLQDESPAGSFFSSPEWSKTWWQQFGSGANLYLGAVRQQGKVTGIAPLLVNGYIASFIGSSDVCDYLDFVVKPSKEESFFGELLDTLKAKGIVRLDLAPLRPDSTVIKSLVKVAPRQAWQVSCSQADVSVELDLPATWEDYLQLLSGKQRHELKRKLRRLDEEGELNYRHSTDANRHDIDIFLRLFRDSRQDKAVFLTPEMDSFFRAVANAMAGQGLLRLNMLELDKKPVAATMCFDYKDTVYLYNSGYEPDYGWLSVGVISKALCIKDSIERNKKRFDFLKGGEAYKYHLGGQELSLYKCSLSYAA from the coding sequence GAGTCTTAGACTCGCACATTGGCATAATTGTATTTACTCAGGCTATAATAAGCAGGTTTAGGCTTATGAGCTTTCAATTCAATTTGGAGAGCTTTGACTCCATATACTCCGACTGGAAAAAGCTTCAAGACGAATCGCCAGCCGGCTCATTTTTCTCATCACCTGAATGGTCAAAAACCTGGTGGCAGCAGTTCGGCTCTGGCGCTAATCTATATCTGGGCGCCGTCAGACAACAGGGAAAAGTCACAGGAATCGCCCCGCTTCTCGTAAATGGCTATATCGCTTCCTTTATCGGCAGCAGCGACGTCTGCGATTATCTGGACTTCGTTGTGAAGCCCAGCAAAGAGGAGAGCTTCTTTGGCGAGCTACTGGATACACTGAAAGCCAAAGGAATTGTCCGCTTAGACCTGGCACCTTTGAGGCCTGATTCCACGGTAATCAAAAGTCTGGTAAAAGTTGCCCCAAGGCAAGCATGGCAGGTCTCATGCTCCCAAGCAGATGTTTCTGTGGAACTCGATTTGCCCGCCACCTGGGAGGACTATCTCCAATTGCTCTCAGGCAAACAGCGTCACGAGTTGAAGCGTAAGCTCAGGAGACTTGACGAAGAAGGCGAACTGAACTACCGTCACAGCACAGATGCCAATCGACATGATATTGACATCTTTCTGCGGCTGTTTCGAGATAGCCGCCAGGATAAAGCAGTTTTCTTGACTCCCGAAATGGATTCGTTCTTCAGGGCGGTGGCAAATGCCATGGCAGGGCAGGGATTGCTAAGGTTAAATATGCTGGAGCTCGATAAAAAACCCGTAGCCGCTACCATGTGCTTTGACTATAAGGATACGGTATACCTGTACAACAGCGGCTATGAGCCGGACTATGGATGGTTGAGTGTGGGAGTGATTTCAAAGGCACTGTGTATCAAGGACAGCATCGAGAGGAACAAAAAACGCTTTGACTTCCTGAAAGGCGGCGAAGCCTACAAATATCATCTCGGTGGACAGGAGCTGTCACTATACAAGTGCTCATTGAGTTATGCAGCATAG
- a CDS encoding tetratricopeptide repeat protein, which yields MLKLYRVAPHEWEFVYPDIHDDLMDEFYRGCESYENGSLDQAEKVFQTVLAQMPDHLDAIHHLALVLSERNLIDEANKLWDQAVRIGRKAFPKDFKAGKDRLEWGWLENRPFLRCLHGLALARYYEGETEEAVRLFRELLSLNPNDNQGVRAMAEEALFKLGRFQDALKVTKQYPDDVMPETLYGRALALFKLGRQPEATAALREAIEYLPLVGMELLKTKHHLPKSARPGEVTVGGADEAYYYWEHWGQFWKEDTASLEWLREVVGQVGKPHRAKGR from the coding sequence ATGCTGAAACTATATCGAGTGGCGCCACATGAGTGGGAGTTTGTCTACCCAGATATACATGACGATTTGATGGACGAGTTCTACAGGGGATGTGAGTCATACGAGAATGGCAGTCTCGACCAAGCTGAGAAAGTCTTCCAAACCGTACTTGCTCAGATGCCTGACCATTTAGATGCGATTCATCATTTAGCCCTAGTTCTATCAGAACGAAATCTAATCGATGAAGCTAACAAGCTTTGGGATCAGGCTGTTCGTATTGGTCGCAAGGCATTCCCCAAAGACTTCAAGGCAGGCAAAGATCGCCTCGAATGGGGATGGCTGGAAAACAGACCATTTTTGCGATGCCTCCATGGATTGGCTTTGGCCAGATACTATGAGGGGGAAACGGAAGAGGCTGTGAGATTATTTCGAGAATTGCTATCCTTGAATCCCAATGATAATCAAGGGGTTCGAGCCATGGCCGAAGAGGCATTGTTCAAGCTGGGCAGATTTCAAGATGCCCTCAAAGTTACCAAGCAGTACCCAGATGATGTAATGCCTGAGACCCTCTATGGACGAGCGCTGGCTCTTTTTAAGCTGGGACGCCAGCCAGAAGCAACTGCAGCACTTCGTGAGGCTATTGAGTATCTACCGTTGGTGGGAATGGAACTCTTGAAGACCAAGCATCACTTACCTAAATCAGCAAGGCCTGGTGAAGTCACTGTGGGAGGTGCTGATGAGGCTTACTATTATTGGGAGCACTGGGGGCAATTCTGGAAAGAAGATACCGCATCTCTCGAGTGGTTGAGAGAAGTGGTTGGACAGGTTGGAAAGCCCCATCGGGCTAAAGGCCGATAG